From the Exiguobacterium aurantiacum genome, one window contains:
- the rnpM gene encoding RNase P modulator RnpM, with amino-acid sequence MTMKQKKLPLRKCVVTQEMLPKQALIRVVRTPEGDVVIDTSGKLNGRGAYLSKDADVIRLAEKKRTLDHHLKVKTSDALYEQLLQAVTGAES; translated from the coding sequence ATGACCATGAAGCAAAAGAAACTTCCTTTGCGCAAATGTGTGGTCACGCAAGAAATGTTACCGAAACAAGCGTTGATTCGTGTCGTTCGGACGCCGGAAGGCGACGTCGTCATTGATACGTCTGGTAAATTGAACGGACGTGGGGCGTATTTGTCGAAAGATGCGGATGTGATTCGTTTGGCAGAGAAAAAACGGACACTCGATCATCATTTAAAAGTCAAGACGAGTGATGCGCTTTATGAGCAGCTGTTGCAAGCTGTGACAGGAGCCGAATCATGA
- a CDS encoding YlxQ family RNA-binding protein yields the protein MSQWESLLGLAARARKVTMGEEFVLKDVRAGRAKLVILAGDAGASTRKRVTDKCTSYGVPLIEVSDRYTIGAALGKDMRVVVSVTESGFANKLKQLLS from the coding sequence ATGAGTCAGTGGGAATCATTGTTAGGCCTTGCCGCACGGGCGAGGAAAGTAACGATGGGAGAAGAGTTTGTGTTGAAGGATGTGCGAGCTGGCCGAGCCAAGCTTGTCATCCTTGCCGGAGATGCAGGAGCGTCTACGAGAAAACGGGTTACCGACAAATGTACATCGTATGGTGTTCCATTGATTGAAGTGAGCGACCGATATACGATCGGGGCTGCTTTAGGTAAAGACATGCGAGTCGTCGTGTCTGTGACAGAATCCGGATTTGCGAACAAGCTTAAGCAACTTCTCTCTTAA